In the Parasteatoda tepidariorum isolate YZ-2023 chromosome 3, CAS_Ptep_4.0, whole genome shotgun sequence genome, one interval contains:
- the LOC107446231 gene encoding choline/ethanolamine transporter FLVCR2-like isoform X2 yields MAIDASTRSESSVSTMENGTCNTTEIKCYKRRFWMLFLFSTTSFLCGVLYTQYVGMADLNCCYYGVSQDAVNWTSMMFMVVYLVGVLPASVIINYIDLRWTVILGALFNTISSTVQLATLKPNGFPFVLVSSFFASLSEVAVLGIPPFIASRWFPSNELSRACAFGVFGNQLGVGIGFILSPLLVSSDCTKKEEIEFGKRNEAILLTAVNAVVLILAITTFQNSPKHPPSLNEMEKKSEASQSMLKVIFRMLKNLHFILVLVVYGLMAGSYFAFATTLNDMMLHYFPNCSVEIGWMGLLFIATGLVGSIFAGWLLDVTHKYKEIYMGICILTFLLYILFSALLLVDKLWVQFLITGILGLFMTSFLPVGFEFGIEVTFPESEIISAMLLNASSMAFGILITEVVSRILDTKGPIWSNASFCIVLLLCCIISSFITTEYKRLKKNKETLEK; encoded by the exons ATGGCCATTGACGCGAGCACAAGAAGTGAGAGCTCAGTCTCAACCATGGAGAATGGAACTTGCAATACAACTGAAATCAAATGTTATAAAAGACGATTCTGGATGCTTTTTCTCTTCAGTACCACGTCTTTTCTTTGCGGCGTACTCTATACCCAGTATGTTGGTATGGCAGACCTTAATTGCTGTTATTACGGTGTGTCTCAAGACGCGGTCAACTGGACATCGATGATGTTTATGGTTGTTTACTTGGTGGGAGTGTTACCAGCTTCTGTGATCATCAACTACATCGATTTACGATGGACAGTAATCCTTGGAGCACTTTTTAACACAATTA GTAGTACTGTACAGTTGGCAACTTTAAAACCAAATGGATTTCCATTCGTCTTAGTCAGTTCTTTTTTTGCATCTTTGTCTGAAGTAGCTGTCTTGGGTATCCCACCTTTTATTGCATCAAGATGGTTTCCAAGCAATGAATTATCTCGCGCATGCGCATTTGGAGTTTTTGGTAATCAG CTTGGAGTTGGTATAGGCTTTATATTATCTCCCCTTCTGGTCAGCAGTGATTGtacaaagaaagaagaaatagaATTTGGTAAACGGAATGAGGCTATTTTGCTTACTGCGGTCAATGCTGTGGTATTAATTCTGGCTATAACAA CTTTTCAAAATTCACCAAAACATCCGCCGAGTCTCAACGAAATGGAAAAGAAGTCAGAAGCTTCGCAGTCGAtgttgaaagttatttttagaatgctgaaaaatttacatttcattctAGTTTTAGTAGTGTATG GTCTTATGGCTGGatcatattttgcttttgctACTACATTGAATGATATGATGCTTCATTATTTTCCA AATTGTAGTGTGGAAATCGGATGGATGGGTTTACTCTTTATAGCAACAGGTTTAGTGGGATCAATCTTCGCTGGTTGGTTACTCGACGTCACACATAAATATaa agaaaTTTACATGGGAATTTGCATACTGACGTTTCTACTCTACATCTTATTCAGCGCTCTATTGTTAGTGGATAAGCTGTgggttcaatttttaattactggcATTCTTGG CTTATTTATGACGAGTTTCTTGCCAGTTGGATTTGAATTCGGTATTGAAGTTACTTTTCCTGAATCTGAGATTATATCTGCGATGTTACTTAATGCATCAAGTATG GCATTCGGCATTCTTATTACCGAAGTAGTTTCGAGAATTTTGGACACTAAGGGACCAATTTGGTCAAATGCTTCATTTTGCATCGTTCTTTTACTGTGTTGCATCATATCAA GTTTCATCACGACAGAGTACAAAagactgaaaaagaataaagaaaccttggagaaataa
- the LOC107446231 gene encoding choline/ethanolamine transporter FLVCR2-like isoform X1, protein MAIDASTRSESSVSTMENGTCNTTEIKCYKRRFWMLFLFSTTSFLCGVLYTQYVGMADLNCCYYGVSQDAVNWTSMMFMVVYLVGVLPASVIINYIDLRWTVILGALFNTISSTVQLATLKPNGFPFVLVSSFFASLSEVAVLGIPPFIASRWFPSNELSRACAFGVFGNQLGVGIGFILSPLLVSSDCTKKEEIEFGKRNEAILLTAVNAVVLILAITTFQNSPKHPPSLNEMEKKSEASQSMLKVIFRMLKNLHFILVLVVYGLMAGSYFAFATTLNDMMLHYFPNCSVEIGWMGLLFIATGLVGSIFAGWLLDVTHKYKEIYMGICILTFLLYILFSALLLVDKLWVQFLITGILGLFMTSFLPVGFEFGIEVTFPESEIISAMLLNASSMGFGILITEVVSRILDTKGPIWSNASFCIVLLLCCIISSFITTEYKRLKKNKETLEK, encoded by the exons ATGGCCATTGACGCGAGCACAAGAAGTGAGAGCTCAGTCTCAACCATGGAGAATGGAACTTGCAATACAACTGAAATCAAATGTTATAAAAGACGATTCTGGATGCTTTTTCTCTTCAGTACCACGTCTTTTCTTTGCGGCGTACTCTATACCCAGTATGTTGGTATGGCAGACCTTAATTGCTGTTATTACGGTGTGTCTCAAGACGCGGTCAACTGGACATCGATGATGTTTATGGTTGTTTACTTGGTGGGAGTGTTACCAGCTTCTGTGATCATCAACTACATCGATTTACGATGGACAGTAATCCTTGGAGCACTTTTTAACACAATTA GTAGTACTGTACAGTTGGCAACTTTAAAACCAAATGGATTTCCATTCGTCTTAGTCAGTTCTTTTTTTGCATCTTTGTCTGAAGTAGCTGTCTTGGGTATCCCACCTTTTATTGCATCAAGATGGTTTCCAAGCAATGAATTATCTCGCGCATGCGCATTTGGAGTTTTTGGTAATCAG CTTGGAGTTGGTATAGGCTTTATATTATCTCCCCTTCTGGTCAGCAGTGATTGtacaaagaaagaagaaatagaATTTGGTAAACGGAATGAGGCTATTTTGCTTACTGCGGTCAATGCTGTGGTATTAATTCTGGCTATAACAA CTTTTCAAAATTCACCAAAACATCCGCCGAGTCTCAACGAAATGGAAAAGAAGTCAGAAGCTTCGCAGTCGAtgttgaaagttatttttagaatgctgaaaaatttacatttcattctAGTTTTAGTAGTGTATG GTCTTATGGCTGGatcatattttgcttttgctACTACATTGAATGATATGATGCTTCATTATTTTCCA AATTGTAGTGTGGAAATCGGATGGATGGGTTTACTCTTTATAGCAACAGGTTTAGTGGGATCAATCTTCGCTGGTTGGTTACTCGACGTCACACATAAATATaa agaaaTTTACATGGGAATTTGCATACTGACGTTTCTACTCTACATCTTATTCAGCGCTCTATTGTTAGTGGATAAGCTGTgggttcaatttttaattactggcATTCTTGG CTTATTTATGACGAGTTTCTTGCCAGTTGGATTTGAATTCGGTATTGAAGTTACTTTTCCTGAATCTGAGATTATATCTGCGATGTTACTTAATGCATCAAGTATG GGCTTCGGCATTCTCATTACTGAAGTAGTTTCGAGAATTTTGGACACTAAGGGACCCATTTGGTCAAATGCGTCATTTTGCATCGTTCTTTTACTGTGTTGCATCATTTCAA GTTTCATCACGACAGAGTACAAAagactgaaaaagaataaagaaaccttggagaaataa